GATACCTTTCTCGTGTCTGGGCGGGGGGAACTGCACCTTACGATCCTGATCGAGACCATGCGCCGCGAAGGGTACGAGTTCGAGGTTTCCCGGCCGCAGGTCATCGAGCGGCGGATCAAAGGGGAAAGGTGCGAACCGGTGGACCTGGTCGTCGTCGAAGTCCCCGAGGCGCACGTGGGAGTTGTCATGGAGCGCATGGGGTTCCGCAAGGGCGAGCTTGCGGACATGTTCAACCGGGGAGACGGCAGCGTCCACCTGGAGTTTCACGTCCCGACGCGGGGACTGTTCGGTTTCCGCTCCGAGTTCTTGACGGACACGCGCGGCCTCGGCATCATGTACCACTGCTTCGACCATTACGCGCCCCATCGCGGCGATATTCCGGCCCGGGTGAGGGGGTCGCTGGTGGCCTTTGAAACGGGAGAAACCACGGCCTACGGCCTGGAAAACGCCCAGGAGAGGGGCGAGTTGTTTGTGGGCCCGGGAGTCCCGGTTTACCGGGGGATGATCGTCGGCGAGCATTCCCGTCCGGGGGATCTCCGGGTGAATGTGTGCAAGAAGAAACAGCTGACGAATGTGCGCAGTTCCACCTCCGACATCGCGGCCAAAATAACACCGCCCCGGCTGATGAGCATGGAACAGTGCCTCGAATTCATAGCGGACGACGAGCTGATGGAAGTGACGCCGAAGTCTGTCCGGATGCGCAAGGAGTCTTTGACGCGCTGAGCGCTGAAAAAATTTTTTTACGGGATTTTACAGGTGCCGCAGGCGTTATAGCGCTGCGGGCAACCTTTTTTTAAAAGGAATATGATTAAAATGCTTTACCTTCGGGCATAAAAGGGTAAAATAGTATTAGCTCAAGTAATCGGTCTAGTAGGGCTGGTTCGATGATCCTTCTCCTCGTGTTCAGGTTTGGTAGGGGGAGGCAGAGATAACAAATCCCCTAAACCAATTTGAGCAAAGAAAAAATCCAGAGGAGGATCTATCGTGACCCAAGACAAAACTCTTACCTGTCGTGACTGCGGCGCTTCGTTCATTTTCTCGGCTTCGGAGCAGGACTTTTACACGGAAAAGGGGTTCACCAACGAACCCGGACGCTGTCCCGAGTGCCGCGCAGCCCGCAAGGCGCAGAGAGGCGGCTTCGGCGGCGGCGGGCGCGACCGCGGCCCGCGGGAGATGCATTCCGCGATTTGCGCGGCGTGCGGCGTTGAAACCGAAGTGCCTTTCAGGCCTTCCGGTGATCGGCCGGTGTACTGCCGCGACTGCTTCAGCAGACAGAGAAGCAGCAGCCGGTACTAAAACAAAGCTGGAAGAGGAAAAGGGTTCCGCGTTAACGCGGGACCTTTTTTAATTGTGGGCAGGTGTATTCCTGCGGGGCGGGCAAGGCCCGCCTTTTCCGTTACCGTATTGCCGGGGGGACGCTTTTGGAAGTAATATAAAACGTGGATAAGACTTCAAACGCACAATACCGTAAGCCGGTTTATAACGGCCTTTTTCGAAAAGATCTGCAAGATGGCAAGAAATAATAACCACAGAGACACAGAGCACACGGAGGGGTTCATTCAGTTCGAGTTTCGAGTTGCGGGTTGAGGGTTGCGAGCGGTTCCGGATTCTATTCTACATTCTATATTCTTTGTTCTACCGTTCTCTGTGAACTCCGTGACTCTGTGGTGAAATATTTTTAGTCCCTTTGGGGAGGAAATTATCTGCATGAAAACGCTTGTTCTTGCGGAAAAACCCAGCGTGGCCCGTGAAATCGCCAGGGTTTTAAAATGTAATGGTAAAAACAAAGGGTACATCGAAGGCCCGCAGTACGTCGTTACCTGGGCGCTCGGACACCTGGTCACCCTGGCGGAACCGCACGACTACGACCAGCGGTACAAGGAATGGCGTCTGGAGGACCTGCCCATGCTCCCGCCCAGCATGAAGCTGAAGGTGATCAGACAGTCCTCCCACCAGTTCCAGGTGGTCAGGAGCCTGATGCAGCGGTCGGACATCGGCGAGCTGGTTATCGCCACCGACGCCGGCAGGGAAGGGGAGCTGGTGGCGCGCTGGATCATGGTCCTCGCCAACTGGAAGAAGCCGTTCAGGCGCCTGTGGATTTCCTCGCAGACCGACGCGGCCATCCGGGAGGGCTTTGCGAACCTGAAGCCGGGAAGGGCGTACGACAACCTCTATGCCGCCGCCGTCTGCCGGGCGGAGGCGGACTGGCTGATCGGGCTGAACGTGACCAGGGCTCTGACGTGCAAGTTCAACGCGCAGCTTACCGCCGGCAGGGTGCAGACGCCGACCCTGGCGATGATCGTCCGGCGGGAAAACGATATCAAGCAGTTCGTCCCGGTGGACTTCTGGACCGTCCGTGCGGACTTCGGCGATTACTTCGGGGACTGGCGGAACAAGTCCGGCAACGGCAGGATGTTCAACCTCGCCGAGGCGGAAGCGTTGATCGCAAGGATTAAAGGCCGCCCGGGCGTGGTCAGGGACGTGCGCACGGAAGGAAAGAGCGAGCCCCCGCCCCTGGCCTACGACCTGACCGAGCTGCAGCGCGACGCCAACAAGCGCTACGGGTTTCCGGCGCAGAAGACCCTGTCGGTGCTGCAGGACCTTTACGAGCAGCGCAAGCTGGTGACTTACCCGCGGACCGATTCCCGGTACATCACCACCGACATCGTACCCACCCTGCCGGGCAGGCTGAAGAGCATCGCCGCGGGGCCTTACGCCGAACTGGTGAAACCCCTCCTGCAGAAGCCGTTGAGCACGACAAAACGCTTCGTCGACGACAGCAAGGTCTCCGACCACCACGCGATCATCCCCACCGGGGAGTTCCTGCAGCTGTCGACGCTCGGCGCGGACGAACTGAAACTATACGACCTCATCGCTAGGCGCTTCATCGCGGTCCTGTACCCGCCCTACCGCTACGACCAGACCACCCTGATAACGGAGGTCAACGGCGAGAGCTTTTACGCGCGGGGCAAGGTGGTGAGGGACAAGGGCTGGCGCGCGGTGACCGCCAAAGCGGAGGAAAAGGAAGACGCAAAGGACGAAGCGCTGCCCGAGCAGACGCTGAGCATGTGCAAGAAAGGCGACGTAAAGCAGGTCAGGGAACTCAAGATCAATAAAGGGAAGACCAAGCCGCCCGCCCGCTACACCGAGGCGACCCTGCTGACGGCGATGGAGAGCCCGGGGAAATTCATCGAGGACGAGGAACTGCGCGAGTCGATAAAGCAGGGCGGCCTGGGCACGCCGGCGACGCGCGCCGAGATCATCGAAAAGCTGCTTTACAACAACTACATCGAGCGCAACGGCAAGGAACTCGTCCCGACCTCCAAGGGGATACAGCTCATCGATCTCGTTTCCCCGGAGCTGAAGAGCCCGGAACTCACCGCCCAGTGGGAACAGCGCCTTTCCAACATCGCCAGGGGCAAGGACAGCAGGACGGACTTCATCGAAGGCATACGCGCCAGCGCCCTGCAGCTCGTTAAAAGCGTGGCCGCGGACAACGCCGTCTACAGGCCCGACAACGTATCCAGGACCAAATGCCCGGCCTGCGGCAAGTTCTTGCTGCTCGTCAAAGGCAAGCGGGGGAGGATGCTGGTCTGCCAGGACCGCGCCTGCGGCCACCGGCAGCCGGAAAAAGAGGACGAATCCGGCGGCTTCAGAAGCTCCAAAAAGGCCAGCGCCGTTAACCAGAAACTCATTTCGCAATACAGCGACAAGGGCCCCATCGGGCAGAGCCTCGGCGACCTTTTAAAGGCCGCGCTGGAGGGGAAGGAAACTGGGGAAGGGGAGTAAGGAGCTTTAATTCACCACGGAGGCACAGAGACATTAAAAAAAGCCCTTCCCGGTTAAGGGAAGAGCATCTGTTACGTTGCCGGCATTTACTAATAATTCGGCCCCGTTTCCCCCCGTTCGCGATGCGTGTGCGGCGGCCTTCCCGCCTTCGTGGTTTTTCCGTCGTAGCCGTGAATATGTCTGCCGGGCCCTAAGGGGATGCCCGGTCCAGTGAAGAAAAAGTACAGGTGGTCATGGCCTTCGTCGAAGGCGGTAACCCCTTTCATCAGGTGTACATGATACAATCCGATTCCGATGTTTATTGTTGTCGTCCCGCTGTAACCATGGACATGTCCTTCATCGTAACTTGTGACGCCGGAATAATCGTGGACGTGAAACGGCATATAATACCCCCCCCGAGGATCTTTATGGTACGATATGCCACACGCCCTTGAAACGTTCTAAAGCGCCTGTGACCAGAGGACACGGAGATAATTGCGGATACCGTTTTAACCTTTTGGTTGAAGCTGTTTCGTTTCCTCCGTGCTCTCTGTGTCTCTGTGGTTATAACTGGGTCCGGCCTGTCCGGGTTAGGAGAGAAAAATGAAATACACCCAAGCCAAGTACGGAAGGGTTTTTATCCTGCGGCTGGAGCACGGCGACCGCCTGCCGGACGTGATCGAAAAGTTCGCAAAGAGTCACGCGATTGAATCGGCGGCGGTGCTTTTTATCGCGGGCGCCGAGCGGGGCAGCAAGGTGGTCGTCGGCCCCGAGGACGGGACGGCGGCCAAGCCGGTCCCCTCGGTGGCAAGCCTGCCGGGGGTGAGCGAAGCGGCGGGCGTCGGGACGATCTTCGCCAACGAGGCGGGGGCCCCGAAGCTTCACCTGCACGCCGCTTTCGGGCGGAAAGACAACACGGTCACCGGGTGTACCAGGGAAGGGGTCACGATCTGGCACATCGGCGAGGTGGTCATCCTGGAACTCACAGGCGCTTCGGCGAAGCGAAAGATCGACCCGAACACCGGGTTCGAGCTACTGGAAGTCGGGGAGTGACGAAGGTTTTATCACCAAAACAATGCAAAGCTTCCCCCTCCGGTTAACCCCGGCTTACCGGGAAAAATAAAAACTCTTGCCTATAAGGGGGAAACAAGGGATGAGTCTGTACCTTTGTCACCTGTGTGCTATAAGGAAGGGTTATGTCAACAGTTTTTCACAGGACAGACTGCTTGGAACCACTTACCAAATGGATAAGTTTGCGAAGCATACACATGCCTCTACAAATTACCAAGTAAATTCAGTTTTCACTGACCCAAGCACTGAAGCATATGGCCAGTATATTATTAGTGCTTCATGCTCCGGATCGTACGAAATCGACGATAAAGGTCGTCAAAATATAATTTGGTTTGCCGGTAAACAAATAGGGGCTAGATATTTCAACGGATGTTTCGAGCTTCCCAACGATGCCGTTAAGGTCGTTTTATCCTCAGATCCTTATCGTATACACGCCTTCCCAGTAAGCTCTACCATATTATCTACCGCGTACTGTGAAGAATGCGGTAGCCCAATCCTTATTTAAGGGTCTTATTTGTCCGCGGAATACCTGTAACCCCCAATCCTAAGCCTTATCGCTGCCGTTAGTCCGCCGGCGACACTGTGCTCCGAGCCGACGCGACATCGGCTTGCCGCGGAGCGAACCACGGCGCACGTATAGGCCTGACGCCGGCCTTTTCTTGTTGCCTGGTGGGGAACAAGCATTCTCTTATCTATTTTACATAACGCCTTCCTTTAATTCGGCACGATGTGTGCGCCTGTTCGCTTAGCCGCGTCTTCACCGTGTCGGCGTAAGCGGCTCTACGGCTGAGGCCGCCTTGCGGAGCAAACGGCAGCGGGCCAAGTTTTATAATGCAAGGATTTTAGTTGGAAACAGCCACAATACCTTTGTTAAAAGGGATAAAATTTATATTATCCTTTGGAATAAACTGGTTTGCACATTGATTCCTCTCGATGTACAATATAACCAAATTTAGCTATCCGTGTAACATATTTTACTAAATGGCTTAAATATCAAAGGACAAATTGCTTATACAAAGTACAATGGATAAAAATAGTCCGGAAGAAAAGACCCCTTTACTAAAATGGCCTGGTGGTAAACGAGGCATTCTTAAATGGCTTCTCCCTCTAATTCCTGATATTTTCGAGTCATATTATGAGCCATTTCTTGGTGGTGGTGCACTTTTTTTTGCGATATCACCATCCAAGGGAGTAGTTGCGGATAATAATCCTGACCTTGTTAACTGCTATGTCCAAGTTCGCAATCACCCAGATGAAGTGATAGATTGCTTAACTAAACTTAAAAATACTAAGGAAGACTACTACACAGCTAGAAAAGAGGTTCCTTTAGACGATATTGCAAAAGCGGCCAGAGTCATATATCTTATGTCCTTGTCATTTAACGGTATTTACAGGTTAAACCTAAAGGGTGAATTTAATGTACCTTATGGACATAAAACCCATTTACAACCTTGTAATCCAGAGAGAATACGCGCTGTTAGCGCGACCCTTATGAACGTTGACATTATATGTGCTGATTTTGCTGAATCCGTTGCAAATGCAAAAAAGGGAGATTTGGTGTATCTTGATCCGCCATATACAGTTGCACATAGTAATAACGGATTTCTTAAATACAATTCAAAGATCTTTTCATGGAAGGATCAAGAGCGCTTAGCGACTGTTGCATCTAACCTTGCGGAGCGAGGATGCAAGGTCATCATTAGTAATGCAAACCATTCATCAATATACCGACTCTACCCAGGTTTTAAAAAACAATTGGTCGAGCGGCCATCGGTAATTGCGGCTTCTAGTGAATTCCGTAAAAGAATTACCGAGTGTATTTTTTATAATGAGGTGTAATTGAGATGCTATTTGGTATTCAGCCGGTTGCAGAATTACGTGGCCTTGCCCGTGTTAGAGCGCGCGATTACGAGACGAAAACGGTTCATCCGTTGTTGTCGGAGGAATATCAGGCAAAAGGTTGGGATACGGTGACAAAAGGTAAGTCTGTCCGTTTGAAACGGGTGAAAGCCCATAACGTTCGGCTTGAGGATCGTGTTTGGATGCTCTTATATAAAATGGGTTTCTCCGACCTTTCTGGACAAAACGGTGCTAGTTTATTAGTTAATCCAAAGGAACCTGACGGTCCAAAATCCCAAATAGACGTAGTTGGAATTGACAATGAGATTGCCCTGGCTATCGAATGTAAATCTGCAGAAAAGTACAGCAAGAGGCCCCAGTTTCAGGAAGAGATTGGGAAGCATTCTCTAATTCGAAATAATTTCTCAAACGCAGTGAATTCCCAGTTTCCTTGTGAGTACAAGAGGCAAGTTGTATTAGCGATGTTTTTGGCTAATATTTCTTTGTCAGATAACAATAGAGATAGGGCCAGGGATGCAAACATAATCCTTTTTGACGAACAAGATCTAACTTACTATGAGAGGCTTATATCCCAGGTGGGTCCTGCTGCAAAATTCCAGTTCTTTTCTGATATGCTTCCAGATAAACCGATTCAAGGGTTGCGGATTAGGGTTCCAGCCGTTAGAACCAAAATGGGTGGATTTAATTGCTACAGTTTTTGTATTTCACCGGAATATCTTTTGAAGATCTCCTTTGTTTCCCATCGTGCTAAAGGAAAAGCATCTGATGTAAACACTTATCAGAGAATGATGAAAAAGTCCAGACTAAAGACTATAGGGGAATATATTACAAATGATGGTATTTTTCCAACCAACATTGTAGTAAACATTGATAAAAAACGCCTACAATTCGAAAGGATTCATCAAGAAGGAGATCAATTTACCGATACAAACAGTGGTGTTTTGGGTTGGTTGGAAATACGCCCCACTTACAAATCTGCATGGATCATTGATGGTCAACACCGTCTTTTCGCCTACTCAGGTCACCCACGAGCTACAAGAAGTCTTCTCAGTGTTCTTGCGTTTGAGGGTCTATTATCAAGCAAGCAGGCTGAGTTATTTATAGATATTAATGCGAAGCAGAAGCGCGTTAAGCAGTCTTTGCTCCAAGAGCTTTACGCAGAACTTCATTGGGATGCTGAGGAATCAAAGATTAGAGTTCGGGCTATTGTTTCAAAAGCAATTCAGGATCTAGATCGCGATCCGGAGTCTCCGTTCTTTCACCGGATACAAACGGCCGATGATGAGAAAAGTTACACTCGCTGTATTACCCTGAATAGTATGTACAGTGCTATTGAAAAGAGAGGTTTTCATATAGCGAAAGAGAAGCATGGGCATGTGATTGATTATGGACCACTTTGGGCTGGTGATAATTATGCGACGTTACGACGCACCACGAATACACTTAAAAACTGGTTTAACTTTATCCGATATGAAGCAGAAGATTGGTGGGACAAGGGGTCGGGTGAAGGTGGTGGCCTAGCTATGAATGATGCCATTATTGCCTGTATAGACGTTCTAAGGAGTGTCTTCCAACACCTCGAAGGAACAGGACATAAACTTGTTCACTTAGATAATGATGATCTTATAGAATGCATTAGGTCTTATGGAGAAGTTCTGGGGCGATACTTGGGTTCATTGACCGAGCTGGAAAGGAGTCAATTTAGAAGCCTTAGAGGTATTCAAGGACAAACAACAAGAAAAAGACGGGCTGAGCAAGCGATAAGGAGCACTTTCCCAGAATTTAATCCACCTGGT
This genomic interval from Bacillota bacterium contains the following:
- a CDS encoding zinc-ribbon domain containing protein, which gives rise to MTQDKTLTCRDCGASFIFSASEQDFYTEKGFTNEPGRCPECRAARKAQRGGFGGGGRDRGPREMHSAICAACGVETEVPFRPSGDRPVYCRDCFSRQRSSSRY
- a CDS encoding DNA topoisomerase III, producing the protein MKTLVLAEKPSVAREIARVLKCNGKNKGYIEGPQYVVTWALGHLVTLAEPHDYDQRYKEWRLEDLPMLPPSMKLKVIRQSSHQFQVVRSLMQRSDIGELVIATDAGREGELVARWIMVLANWKKPFRRLWISSQTDAAIREGFANLKPGRAYDNLYAAAVCRAEADWLIGLNVTRALTCKFNAQLTAGRVQTPTLAMIVRRENDIKQFVPVDFWTVRADFGDYFGDWRNKSGNGRMFNLAEAEALIARIKGRPGVVRDVRTEGKSEPPPLAYDLTELQRDANKRYGFPAQKTLSVLQDLYEQRKLVTYPRTDSRYITTDIVPTLPGRLKSIAAGPYAELVKPLLQKPLSTTKRFVDDSKVSDHHAIIPTGEFLQLSTLGADELKLYDLIARRFIAVLYPPYRYDQTTLITEVNGESFYARGKVVRDKGWRAVTAKAEEKEDAKDEALPEQTLSMCKKGDVKQVRELKINKGKTKPPARYTEATLLTAMESPGKFIEDEELRESIKQGGLGTPATRAEIIEKLLYNNYIERNGKELVPTSKGIQLIDLVSPELKSPELTAQWEQRLSNIARGKDSRTDFIEGIRASALQLVKSVAADNAVYRPDNVSRTKCPACGKFLLLVKGKRGRMLVCQDRACGHRQPEKEDESGGFRSSKKASAVNQKLISQYSDKGPIGQSLGDLLKAALEGKETGEGE
- a CDS encoding YmaF family protein; this encodes MPFHVHDYSGVTSYDEGHVHGYSGTTTINIGIGLYHVHLMKGVTAFDEGHDHLYFFFTGPGIPLGPGRHIHGYDGKTTKAGRPPHTHRERGETGPNY
- a CDS encoding PPC domain-containing DNA-binding protein — its product is MKYTQAKYGRVFILRLEHGDRLPDVIEKFAKSHAIESAAVLFIAGAERGSKVVVGPEDGTAAKPVPSVASLPGVSEAAGVGTIFANEAGAPKLHLHAAFGRKDNTVTGCTREGVTIWHIGEVVILELTGASAKRKIDPNTGFELLEVGE
- a CDS encoding Dam family site-specific DNA-(adenine-N6)-methyltransferase, which encodes MLIQSTMDKNSPEEKTPLLKWPGGKRGILKWLLPLIPDIFESYYEPFLGGGALFFAISPSKGVVADNNPDLVNCYVQVRNHPDEVIDCLTKLKNTKEDYYTARKEVPLDDIAKAARVIYLMSLSFNGIYRLNLKGEFNVPYGHKTHLQPCNPERIRAVSATLMNVDIICADFAESVANAKKGDLVYLDPPYTVAHSNNGFLKYNSKIFSWKDQERLATVASNLAERGCKVIISNANHSSIYRLYPGFKKQLVERPSVIAASSEFRKRITECIFYNEV
- a CDS encoding DGQHR domain-containing protein, translating into MLFGIQPVAELRGLARVRARDYETKTVHPLLSEEYQAKGWDTVTKGKSVRLKRVKAHNVRLEDRVWMLLYKMGFSDLSGQNGASLLVNPKEPDGPKSQIDVVGIDNEIALAIECKSAEKYSKRPQFQEEIGKHSLIRNNFSNAVNSQFPCEYKRQVVLAMFLANISLSDNNRDRARDANIILFDEQDLTYYERLISQVGPAAKFQFFSDMLPDKPIQGLRIRVPAVRTKMGGFNCYSFCISPEYLLKISFVSHRAKGKASDVNTYQRMMKKSRLKTIGEYITNDGIFPTNIVVNIDKKRLQFERIHQEGDQFTDTNSGVLGWLEIRPTYKSAWIIDGQHRLFAYSGHPRATRSLLSVLAFEGLLSSKQAELFIDINAKQKRVKQSLLQELYAELHWDAEESKIRVRAIVSKAIQDLDRDPESPFFHRIQTADDEKSYTRCITLNSMYSAIEKRGFHIAKEKHGHVIDYGPLWAGDNYATLRRTTNTLKNWFNFIRYEAEDWWDKGSGEGGGLAMNDAIIACIDVLRSVFQHLEGTGHKLVHLDNDDLIECIRSYGEVLGRYLGSLTELERSQFRSLRGIQGQTTRKRRAEQAIRSTFPEFNPPGLDDFLASEKAQTNSKAKDIVSRIEIILQNLIMEELRREYGADEAQWWVMGVPKSVRLKVTEKYEKDDGKRGGKEYYFDLIDYKKIAVENWDIFEPLLANGKKGSKDKRTEWLDFLNEKRNILFHSSSGISISLDALNQLQEYEKWLNRQINTSNNMTDSYNSASSSQFRFLG